One Falco biarmicus isolate bFalBia1 chromosome 9, bFalBia1.pri, whole genome shotgun sequence genomic region harbors:
- the STOM gene encoding stomatin isoform X1 codes for MTDHEAAVPPKSRRAQGNHDDADTGLGLCGWILVITSLFFTIITFPVSIWMCIKIIKEYERAIIFRLGRILKGGAKGPGLFFVLPCTDSFIKVDMRTISFDIPPQEILTKDSVTVNVDGVVYYRVQNATLAVANITNADSATRLLAQTTLRNVLGTKNLSQILSDREEIAHSMQATLDEATDDWGIKVERVEIKDVKLPVQLQRAMAAEAEAAREARAKVIAAEGEMNASRALKEASMVITESPAALQLRYLQTLTTIAAEKNSTIVFPLPINMLQGIMDANH; via the exons ATGACAGACCACGAAGCGGCAGTCCCGCCTAAGTCCCGGCGGGCGCAAGGTAATCATG ATGATGCTGATACTGGCCTTGGTTTGTGCGGATGGATTCTGGTGATCACTTCACTTTTTTTCACTATTATTACGTTTCCTGTATCAATCTGGATGTGCATAAAG ATTATAAAGGAATACGAGCGAGCCATCATATTCCGACTTGGACGCATCTTAAAAGGGGGAGCAAAGGGACCAG gtttgttttttgtcCTGCCCTGCACAGACAGCTTCATCAAAGTTGATATGAGGACCATCTCTTTTGATATTCCTCCCCAAGAG ATCCTGACCAAGGACTCTGTGACAGTTAATGTAGATGGAGTGGTTTATTACAGAGTTCAAAATGCCACCCTTGCTGTAGCAAATATCACAAATGCTGACTCGGCCACCCGTCTTTTAGCACAGACTACTTTGAGGAATGTTCTGGGGACCAAAAACCTTTCTCAGATTCTCTCTGATCGTGAAGAAATTGCGCACAGCATGCAG GCCACACTTGATGAGGCAACAGATGATTGGGGCATTAAGGTGGAACGTGTGGAGATCAAGGATGTGAAATTGCCTgtccagctgcagagagcaatggctgcagaagcagaagctgccCGGGAGGCGAGAGCTAAG GTAATTGCAGCTGAGGGTGAAATGAATGCTTCCAGGGCCCTGAAAGAGGCGTCCATGGTTATCACGGAGTCccctgctgctcttcagctccGATATTTGCAGACTTTGACTACTATTGCTGCGGAAAAGAACTCCACCATCGTCTTCCCATTGCCCATAAATATGCTGCAGGGCATCATGGATGCAAATCACTag
- the STOM gene encoding stomatin isoform X2 codes for MTDHEAAVPPKSRRAQDDADTGLGLCGWILVITSLFFTIITFPVSIWMCIKIIKEYERAIIFRLGRILKGGAKGPGLFFVLPCTDSFIKVDMRTISFDIPPQEILTKDSVTVNVDGVVYYRVQNATLAVANITNADSATRLLAQTTLRNVLGTKNLSQILSDREEIAHSMQATLDEATDDWGIKVERVEIKDVKLPVQLQRAMAAEAEAAREARAKVIAAEGEMNASRALKEASMVITESPAALQLRYLQTLTTIAAEKNSTIVFPLPINMLQGIMDANH; via the exons ATGACAGACCACGAAGCGGCAGTCCCGCCTAAGTCCCGGCGGGCGCAAG ATGATGCTGATACTGGCCTTGGTTTGTGCGGATGGATTCTGGTGATCACTTCACTTTTTTTCACTATTATTACGTTTCCTGTATCAATCTGGATGTGCATAAAG ATTATAAAGGAATACGAGCGAGCCATCATATTCCGACTTGGACGCATCTTAAAAGGGGGAGCAAAGGGACCAG gtttgttttttgtcCTGCCCTGCACAGACAGCTTCATCAAAGTTGATATGAGGACCATCTCTTTTGATATTCCTCCCCAAGAG ATCCTGACCAAGGACTCTGTGACAGTTAATGTAGATGGAGTGGTTTATTACAGAGTTCAAAATGCCACCCTTGCTGTAGCAAATATCACAAATGCTGACTCGGCCACCCGTCTTTTAGCACAGACTACTTTGAGGAATGTTCTGGGGACCAAAAACCTTTCTCAGATTCTCTCTGATCGTGAAGAAATTGCGCACAGCATGCAG GCCACACTTGATGAGGCAACAGATGATTGGGGCATTAAGGTGGAACGTGTGGAGATCAAGGATGTGAAATTGCCTgtccagctgcagagagcaatggctgcagaagcagaagctgccCGGGAGGCGAGAGCTAAG GTAATTGCAGCTGAGGGTGAAATGAATGCTTCCAGGGCCCTGAAAGAGGCGTCCATGGTTATCACGGAGTCccctgctgctcttcagctccGATATTTGCAGACTTTGACTACTATTGCTGCGGAAAAGAACTCCACCATCGTCTTCCCATTGCCCATAAATATGCTGCAGGGCATCATGGATGCAAATCACTag
- the GSN gene encoding gelsolin isoform X3 produces the protein MVEHAEFSKAGKEPGLQIWRIEKFDLVPVPKNLYGDFFTGDSYLVLNTIKQRSGNLQYDLHFWLGDESSQDERGAAAIFTVQMDDYLQGKAVQHREVQGHESSTFLGYFKSGIKYKAGGVASGFRHVVPNEVTVQRLLQVKGRRTVRATEVPVTWESFNTGDCFILDLGSNIFQWCGSNSNRQERLKATVLAKGIRDNERNGRAKVYVSEEGSEREEMLQVLGPKPALPPGVSDETKVDTANRKLAKLYKVSNGAGNMAVSLVADENPFSQAALGTDDCFILDHGTDGKIFVWKGKSANSEEKKAALKTASEFIDKMGYPKHTQVQVLPESGETPLFKQFFKNWRDKDQTEGLGQAYVSGHVAKIEKVPFDAATLHTSKAMAAQHGMEDDGSGRKQIWRIEGSEKVPVNPATYGQFYGGDSYIILYNYQHAGKQGQIIYTWQGADSTQDEIATSAFLTVQLDEELGGSPVQKRVVQGKEPPHLMSMFGGKPLIVYKGGTSREGGQTAPAETRLFQVRSSTSGATRAVELDPAASQLNSNDAFVLKTPSAAYLWVGQGASDTEKSGAQELLKILGARPVQVSEGREPDNFWAALGGKAPYRTSPRLKDKKMDAHPPRLFACSNKSGRFTIEEVPGDLTQDDLATDDVMLLDTWDQVFVWIGKDAHEEEKTEALKSAKRYIETDPASRDKRTPVTVVKQGFEPPTFSGWFLGWDDDYWAVDPLERAMADVDV, from the exons ATGGTGGAACACGCTGAGTTTTCGAAGGCTGGGAAGGAACCTGGCCTTCAGATCTGGAGGATCGAGAAATTTGATTTGGTACCAGTGCCAAAAAATCTGTATGGAGACTTCTTCACAGGAGATTCCTATCTGGTGCTGAACACCATCAAACAGCGGAGTGGGAACCTCCAGTACGACCTGCATTTCTGGTTAG GAGATGAAAGCTCACAAGATGAGCGTGGGGCAGCTGCCATATTCACTGTCCAGATGGATGACTACCTTCAAGGGAAGGCTGTTCAGCACCGTGAAGTACAAGGACACGAGTCCTCAACTTTCCTGGGGTACTTCAAATCTGGCATCAAGTACAAG gCTGGTGGTGTGGCTTCTGGCTTCAGACACGTGGTTCCCAATGAAGTGACTGTGCAGAGGCTTCTGCAGGTCAAAGGCAGGCGAACTGTCCGAGCGACGGAGGTCCCTGTGACCTGGGAGAGCTTTAACACAGGGGACTGCTTCATCCTTGATCTCGGCAGT AACATCTTCCAGTGGTGTGGCTCCAACAGCAACCGCCAGGAACGGCTGAAGGCCACTGTCCTGGCCAAGGGGATTCGGGACAATGAGCGGAATGGTCGTGCCAAGGTCTATGTTTCGGAGGAAGGATCAGAGCGGGAGGAAATGCTTCAG GTCCTGGGACCAAAGCCTGCTTTGCCACCAGGAGTTTCTGATGAGACCAAAGTTGATACAGCCAACAGAAAGCTGGCTAAGCTCTACAAG GTCTCCAATGGGGCTGGGAACATGGCAGTCTCCCTGGTGGCAGACGAGAACCCCTTctcccaggcagccctgggtACAGATGACTGCTTCATTCTGGACCATGGCACAGATGGAAAGATCTTCGTTTGGAAAG GCAAGAGTGCCAACTCTGAGGAGAAGAAGGCAGCACTGAAAACAGCTTCTGAGTTCATTGATAAGATGGGTTATCCAAAACATACCCAG GTCCAAGTCCTCCCTGAGAGTGGTGAGACCCCGTTGTTTAAGCAATTCTTCAAGAACTGGCGGGACAAAGACCAGACAGAAGGACTGGGGCAGGCTTATGTTTCTGGTCACGTTGCCAAGATCGAGAAAGTACCTTTTGATGCTGCCACCCTGCACACCTCCAAGGCCATGGCTGCCCAGCACGGAATGGAGGATGACGGCTCTGGCAGGAAACAG ATTTGGAGAATAGAAGGCTCAGAGAAAGTGCCGGTGAATCCTGCGACGTACGGGCAGTTCTACGGAGGGGACAGCTACATTATCTTGTACAATTACCAGCACgctgggaagcagggacagATCATTTACACTTG GCAGGGCGCCGATTCCACTCAAGATGAAATTGCAACCTCTGCATTCCTCACAGTACAGCTGGATgaggagctgggaggcagcCCAGTGCag aaaCGAGTGGTGCAAGGAAAAGAGCCTCCTCATCTGATGAGCATGTTTGGTGGAAAGCCCTTGATTGTTTACAAGGGTGGAACCTCGAGGGAAGGAGGTCAGACAGCACCTGCAGAGACGCGGCTGTTCCAGGTCCGATCCAGCACCTCGGGAGCTACCAGAGCCGTAGAG ctggaTCCTGCTGCCAGTCAGCTGAACTCCAATGATGCCTTTGTCCTGAAAACTCCCTCTGCTGCTTACCTTTGGGTTGGCCAAGGAGCCAGCGACACTGAGAAATCAGGAGCCCAAGAGCTGCTGAAGATACTGGGAGCTCGCCCAGTACAGGTTTCTGAGGGCAGAGagccag ataatttctgGGCAGCTTTGGGTGGAAAAGCTCCTTACCGTACCTCTCCCCGGCTGAAGGACAAGAAGATGGATGCTCACCCCCCTCGTCTTTTTGCATGCTCCAACAAGAGTGGGCGCTTCACC ATTGAAGAAGTTCCTGGAGATCTGACTCAGGACGACCTTGCTACAGACGACGTTATGCTCCTTGACACGTGGGATCAG gtCTTTGTATGGATCGGGAAAGATGCCCACgaagaagaaaagactgaggCACTGAAATCTG CTAAAAGGTACATTGAAACCGACCCTGCCAGCCGCGACAAGAGAACGCCGGTGACCGTGGTGAAGCAAGGCTTCGAGCCACCGACCTTTTCCGGCTGGTTCCTGGGCTGGGACGACGACTACTGGGCTGTTGATCCTCTAGAGAGAGCAATGGCAGATGTGGACGTCTAA
- the GSN gene encoding gelsolin isoform X2 yields MGMTCFKEASLPVSMVEHAEFSKAGKEPGLQIWRIEKFDLVPVPKNLYGDFFTGDSYLVLNTIKQRSGNLQYDLHFWLGDESSQDERGAAAIFTVQMDDYLQGKAVQHREVQGHESSTFLGYFKSGIKYKAGGVASGFRHVVPNEVTVQRLLQVKGRRTVRATEVPVTWESFNTGDCFILDLGSNIFQWCGSNSNRQERLKATVLAKGIRDNERNGRAKVYVSEEGSEREEMLQVLGPKPALPPGVSDETKVDTANRKLAKLYKVSNGAGNMAVSLVADENPFSQAALGTDDCFILDHGTDGKIFVWKGKSANSEEKKAALKTASEFIDKMGYPKHTQVQVLPESGETPLFKQFFKNWRDKDQTEGLGQAYVSGHVAKIEKVPFDAATLHTSKAMAAQHGMEDDGSGRKQIWRIEGSEKVPVNPATYGQFYGGDSYIILYNYQHAGKQGQIIYTWQGADSTQDEIATSAFLTVQLDEELGGSPVQKRVVQGKEPPHLMSMFGGKPLIVYKGGTSREGGQTAPAETRLFQVRSSTSGATRAVELDPAASQLNSNDAFVLKTPSAAYLWVGQGASDTEKSGAQELLKILGARPVQVSEGREPDNFWAALGGKAPYRTSPRLKDKKMDAHPPRLFACSNKSGRFTIEEVPGDLTQDDLATDDVMLLDTWDQVFVWIGKDAHEEEKTEALKSAKRYIETDPASRDKRTPVTVVKQGFEPPTFSGWFLGWDDDYWAVDPLERAMADVDV; encoded by the exons CCTGTCAGCATGGTGGAACACGCTGAGTTTTCGAAGGCTGGGAAGGAACCTGGCCTTCAGATCTGGAGGATCGAGAAATTTGATTTGGTACCAGTGCCAAAAAATCTGTATGGAGACTTCTTCACAGGAGATTCCTATCTGGTGCTGAACACCATCAAACAGCGGAGTGGGAACCTCCAGTACGACCTGCATTTCTGGTTAG GAGATGAAAGCTCACAAGATGAGCGTGGGGCAGCTGCCATATTCACTGTCCAGATGGATGACTACCTTCAAGGGAAGGCTGTTCAGCACCGTGAAGTACAAGGACACGAGTCCTCAACTTTCCTGGGGTACTTCAAATCTGGCATCAAGTACAAG gCTGGTGGTGTGGCTTCTGGCTTCAGACACGTGGTTCCCAATGAAGTGACTGTGCAGAGGCTTCTGCAGGTCAAAGGCAGGCGAACTGTCCGAGCGACGGAGGTCCCTGTGACCTGGGAGAGCTTTAACACAGGGGACTGCTTCATCCTTGATCTCGGCAGT AACATCTTCCAGTGGTGTGGCTCCAACAGCAACCGCCAGGAACGGCTGAAGGCCACTGTCCTGGCCAAGGGGATTCGGGACAATGAGCGGAATGGTCGTGCCAAGGTCTATGTTTCGGAGGAAGGATCAGAGCGGGAGGAAATGCTTCAG GTCCTGGGACCAAAGCCTGCTTTGCCACCAGGAGTTTCTGATGAGACCAAAGTTGATACAGCCAACAGAAAGCTGGCTAAGCTCTACAAG GTCTCCAATGGGGCTGGGAACATGGCAGTCTCCCTGGTGGCAGACGAGAACCCCTTctcccaggcagccctgggtACAGATGACTGCTTCATTCTGGACCATGGCACAGATGGAAAGATCTTCGTTTGGAAAG GCAAGAGTGCCAACTCTGAGGAGAAGAAGGCAGCACTGAAAACAGCTTCTGAGTTCATTGATAAGATGGGTTATCCAAAACATACCCAG GTCCAAGTCCTCCCTGAGAGTGGTGAGACCCCGTTGTTTAAGCAATTCTTCAAGAACTGGCGGGACAAAGACCAGACAGAAGGACTGGGGCAGGCTTATGTTTCTGGTCACGTTGCCAAGATCGAGAAAGTACCTTTTGATGCTGCCACCCTGCACACCTCCAAGGCCATGGCTGCCCAGCACGGAATGGAGGATGACGGCTCTGGCAGGAAACAG ATTTGGAGAATAGAAGGCTCAGAGAAAGTGCCGGTGAATCCTGCGACGTACGGGCAGTTCTACGGAGGGGACAGCTACATTATCTTGTACAATTACCAGCACgctgggaagcagggacagATCATTTACACTTG GCAGGGCGCCGATTCCACTCAAGATGAAATTGCAACCTCTGCATTCCTCACAGTACAGCTGGATgaggagctgggaggcagcCCAGTGCag aaaCGAGTGGTGCAAGGAAAAGAGCCTCCTCATCTGATGAGCATGTTTGGTGGAAAGCCCTTGATTGTTTACAAGGGTGGAACCTCGAGGGAAGGAGGTCAGACAGCACCTGCAGAGACGCGGCTGTTCCAGGTCCGATCCAGCACCTCGGGAGCTACCAGAGCCGTAGAG ctggaTCCTGCTGCCAGTCAGCTGAACTCCAATGATGCCTTTGTCCTGAAAACTCCCTCTGCTGCTTACCTTTGGGTTGGCCAAGGAGCCAGCGACACTGAGAAATCAGGAGCCCAAGAGCTGCTGAAGATACTGGGAGCTCGCCCAGTACAGGTTTCTGAGGGCAGAGagccag ataatttctgGGCAGCTTTGGGTGGAAAAGCTCCTTACCGTACCTCTCCCCGGCTGAAGGACAAGAAGATGGATGCTCACCCCCCTCGTCTTTTTGCATGCTCCAACAAGAGTGGGCGCTTCACC ATTGAAGAAGTTCCTGGAGATCTGACTCAGGACGACCTTGCTACAGACGACGTTATGCTCCTTGACACGTGGGATCAG gtCTTTGTATGGATCGGGAAAGATGCCCACgaagaagaaaagactgaggCACTGAAATCTG CTAAAAGGTACATTGAAACCGACCCTGCCAGCCGCGACAAGAGAACGCCGGTGACCGTGGTGAAGCAAGGCTTCGAGCCACCGACCTTTTCCGGCTGGTTCCTGGGCTGGGACGACGACTACTGGGCTGTTGATCCTCTAGAGAGAGCAATGGCAGATGTGGACGTCTAA
- the GSN gene encoding gelsolin isoform X1, giving the protein MGKRDLSYIFLTIFCVVALKLNSVSSMSVAGLGYVVTAAVVLSAVPVSMVEHAEFSKAGKEPGLQIWRIEKFDLVPVPKNLYGDFFTGDSYLVLNTIKQRSGNLQYDLHFWLGDESSQDERGAAAIFTVQMDDYLQGKAVQHREVQGHESSTFLGYFKSGIKYKAGGVASGFRHVVPNEVTVQRLLQVKGRRTVRATEVPVTWESFNTGDCFILDLGSNIFQWCGSNSNRQERLKATVLAKGIRDNERNGRAKVYVSEEGSEREEMLQVLGPKPALPPGVSDETKVDTANRKLAKLYKVSNGAGNMAVSLVADENPFSQAALGTDDCFILDHGTDGKIFVWKGKSANSEEKKAALKTASEFIDKMGYPKHTQVQVLPESGETPLFKQFFKNWRDKDQTEGLGQAYVSGHVAKIEKVPFDAATLHTSKAMAAQHGMEDDGSGRKQIWRIEGSEKVPVNPATYGQFYGGDSYIILYNYQHAGKQGQIIYTWQGADSTQDEIATSAFLTVQLDEELGGSPVQKRVVQGKEPPHLMSMFGGKPLIVYKGGTSREGGQTAPAETRLFQVRSSTSGATRAVELDPAASQLNSNDAFVLKTPSAAYLWVGQGASDTEKSGAQELLKILGARPVQVSEGREPDNFWAALGGKAPYRTSPRLKDKKMDAHPPRLFACSNKSGRFTIEEVPGDLTQDDLATDDVMLLDTWDQVFVWIGKDAHEEEKTEALKSAKRYIETDPASRDKRTPVTVVKQGFEPPTFSGWFLGWDDDYWAVDPLERAMADVDV; this is encoded by the exons ATGGGCAAACGGGACTTGAGTTATATTTTTCTCACCATCTTTTGTGTGGTGGCTCTGAAGCTGAACTCTGTTAGCTCCATGTCTGTTGCAGGGCTCGGATATGTTGTTACAGCAGCTGTTGTGCTTTCAGCTGTG CCTGTCAGCATGGTGGAACACGCTGAGTTTTCGAAGGCTGGGAAGGAACCTGGCCTTCAGATCTGGAGGATCGAGAAATTTGATTTGGTACCAGTGCCAAAAAATCTGTATGGAGACTTCTTCACAGGAGATTCCTATCTGGTGCTGAACACCATCAAACAGCGGAGTGGGAACCTCCAGTACGACCTGCATTTCTGGTTAG GAGATGAAAGCTCACAAGATGAGCGTGGGGCAGCTGCCATATTCACTGTCCAGATGGATGACTACCTTCAAGGGAAGGCTGTTCAGCACCGTGAAGTACAAGGACACGAGTCCTCAACTTTCCTGGGGTACTTCAAATCTGGCATCAAGTACAAG gCTGGTGGTGTGGCTTCTGGCTTCAGACACGTGGTTCCCAATGAAGTGACTGTGCAGAGGCTTCTGCAGGTCAAAGGCAGGCGAACTGTCCGAGCGACGGAGGTCCCTGTGACCTGGGAGAGCTTTAACACAGGGGACTGCTTCATCCTTGATCTCGGCAGT AACATCTTCCAGTGGTGTGGCTCCAACAGCAACCGCCAGGAACGGCTGAAGGCCACTGTCCTGGCCAAGGGGATTCGGGACAATGAGCGGAATGGTCGTGCCAAGGTCTATGTTTCGGAGGAAGGATCAGAGCGGGAGGAAATGCTTCAG GTCCTGGGACCAAAGCCTGCTTTGCCACCAGGAGTTTCTGATGAGACCAAAGTTGATACAGCCAACAGAAAGCTGGCTAAGCTCTACAAG GTCTCCAATGGGGCTGGGAACATGGCAGTCTCCCTGGTGGCAGACGAGAACCCCTTctcccaggcagccctgggtACAGATGACTGCTTCATTCTGGACCATGGCACAGATGGAAAGATCTTCGTTTGGAAAG GCAAGAGTGCCAACTCTGAGGAGAAGAAGGCAGCACTGAAAACAGCTTCTGAGTTCATTGATAAGATGGGTTATCCAAAACATACCCAG GTCCAAGTCCTCCCTGAGAGTGGTGAGACCCCGTTGTTTAAGCAATTCTTCAAGAACTGGCGGGACAAAGACCAGACAGAAGGACTGGGGCAGGCTTATGTTTCTGGTCACGTTGCCAAGATCGAGAAAGTACCTTTTGATGCTGCCACCCTGCACACCTCCAAGGCCATGGCTGCCCAGCACGGAATGGAGGATGACGGCTCTGGCAGGAAACAG ATTTGGAGAATAGAAGGCTCAGAGAAAGTGCCGGTGAATCCTGCGACGTACGGGCAGTTCTACGGAGGGGACAGCTACATTATCTTGTACAATTACCAGCACgctgggaagcagggacagATCATTTACACTTG GCAGGGCGCCGATTCCACTCAAGATGAAATTGCAACCTCTGCATTCCTCACAGTACAGCTGGATgaggagctgggaggcagcCCAGTGCag aaaCGAGTGGTGCAAGGAAAAGAGCCTCCTCATCTGATGAGCATGTTTGGTGGAAAGCCCTTGATTGTTTACAAGGGTGGAACCTCGAGGGAAGGAGGTCAGACAGCACCTGCAGAGACGCGGCTGTTCCAGGTCCGATCCAGCACCTCGGGAGCTACCAGAGCCGTAGAG ctggaTCCTGCTGCCAGTCAGCTGAACTCCAATGATGCCTTTGTCCTGAAAACTCCCTCTGCTGCTTACCTTTGGGTTGGCCAAGGAGCCAGCGACACTGAGAAATCAGGAGCCCAAGAGCTGCTGAAGATACTGGGAGCTCGCCCAGTACAGGTTTCTGAGGGCAGAGagccag ataatttctgGGCAGCTTTGGGTGGAAAAGCTCCTTACCGTACCTCTCCCCGGCTGAAGGACAAGAAGATGGATGCTCACCCCCCTCGTCTTTTTGCATGCTCCAACAAGAGTGGGCGCTTCACC ATTGAAGAAGTTCCTGGAGATCTGACTCAGGACGACCTTGCTACAGACGACGTTATGCTCCTTGACACGTGGGATCAG gtCTTTGTATGGATCGGGAAAGATGCCCACgaagaagaaaagactgaggCACTGAAATCTG CTAAAAGGTACATTGAAACCGACCCTGCCAGCCGCGACAAGAGAACGCCGGTGACCGTGGTGAAGCAAGGCTTCGAGCCACCGACCTTTTCCGGCTGGTTCCTGGGCTGGGACGACGACTACTGGGCTGTTGATCCTCTAGAGAGAGCAATGGCAGATGTGGACGTCTAA